TGTCTAAAGCTCTATGAGTTTCGACGGTtcacattggtgtcgaccgacaccaagagatgaacatcgatcgatggaatgGGATGAACACCGATCGACATCAGATGttcaatatcgatcgacggagtCTTGTTAAATGGTTGCGTGGTATTTATTCGACTGACACAGAAGTATACTAATTCTAACGCTATTCTAAGATCTTTATCATTAGGAATTGACTTGACAAAGTTTTGTGGGATTTTCCCCGCAGAACTCATGATCAACACATGTTGTTAAATAGTCATGTGGTTAACATAGATATTCtatgtttattttttgaaataattggAAATGTTGTTGTAGCTAATAAACTCTGAAAGTCTTTTGAATTACTGAGAtgaacacaaaatattttgatgtatCAATAAACCAAGACTTGACTCTATAATGTTTTCAAATAGGAAAGTGTTAGATTTAGATTTATTATGAGTTTACAACTTAAAACTAATTGGCGGTAAGTGGAATGATCATAACCTTTTATATTAGTTAAGCTTTCTTTAAATTCAAGATGTGGAATAATTTATCTTTAATATCTttcctcgagatgatggctatTAGCGCCAAATATCtcaaaaatttaagatattagtATAACAATTATACCAATCGAGAGGGTTATACTATGGAGTTTAAGATATTTAAGATCTAATTCTGATACCCTATTAGATTCGAATTTATCATGAGTTTCAATAAAACCAATTGGGATACATATAAGTGAACTAACcttaaccctttatatattaattaaagtttttttaaaaatttcaatgtggAATAGTTTATCCTTAATAgagaataaacatttttgtcCTCCTAGAGTTCCTGTAATGGCTATGAGGCAGATAAAGTTCAACAAGTTTCTTTTGGATTAAGTTTCAAGGCAGGTAGTCCAGAGGAACTTACCTGGCTATGGGCCGATGACTCCATCTACAATCTTGGTCACCAAACACTTATCAACAAGATCATATATCAGAGTTGCAGGATCAATATTGTCTTATATTCAGTATCTTCGGAAAAAAACAGACTCTGACTTTTCTGATCTGAAAAACACACAACATTTAGAAATATGCTCCTCTGTTCCTCATAACTCATTTGCAGCACCCTCCTGAATCTTTACCATATAGAATAGTCTGCAATATATCTCTTCCATTTCAATCGGAACCTAACGACTTCAGAGCTAAACATCCAGAAATGTTTGGCAAATTCTTCTGGTTCAGTCCCAGGAACTATTAATAACATAAGAGTTAATTCAGATGAGATAAGGATTGCAAACTTCAACTCTTCCATATACAATATTCACCAAGATAATCTCCAACAAGGATGATTGATGATATTGATACATACAAATTGAATACAGTGACAACAAGAAAGGAAGAGGAaagtcaagaagaagaagatacggTCTTGAAGGAGTCCCGAAGGTGGGTTAATGTGTCTTGGTCGCGGTTCCACTCGGGCGCAGGGGCGTTGACGAAATGGGCATAGAGCTTGTTCTTAGCGCAAGTGACTGTGATCAGACTGTGCTTCCCTACTCCATCGATCTCGTACAGATAGTACACCTGCCCTGTCTCTTCATCCTTCTTCTCCTCAGACACCACTTTATCAGCGCCTGCTATCAGATCCTGGAGCTCCACGTCTGACAAGGCCAGGTTGTTAAGGATCACATCCCTCGGCGCCAGCTGTCTGAACCCCGACAAGAACGTAAGGTACTCCTTCTCTGTCCTCTTCTTGGGGTTGTAAAATTCGCTGTCTGTCCCGTTTGTGCCCTTCTCCACCTTCGACACCAGCCTCTCCTTCCACCCCTCCGGCACGTCGTACACATACTCCGCCGATGTCTTCCTGTCCGAGTTCCCTCCGTATCCCCCGTAGTTCGCCGCGCTAGCTGCTGTCCCGTAGTATAATTTGTAGGGTTGGTTCCCCTCACCCGCGGCAGGCAACGCCGGAACCATCGTCAGGACGGCAGTCGCGGCGACAACGGCAGAAAGAGAGGTGCGTAGACATCGCGATACTAATGCCTTGGGGAGGACCGGCGTTTTGGTGGTGGCTGAGGTTGAGGAGATGACGGGGGGAGTTGGAGAGAAGATTTTAGTGGCCATATTATTATCAGTTTAGATTTGGTTTGGATAACGTTACCATACCCACTCTCTTATTCATTTGAAACCCTCCGCTTCTTTCAGCAGCTTCGGTTTTTATATCTTCGAACAAGCCCACAACTTTTATCATAGGGCTTCCCTCCTGATAATTTACATGAACAAAAGCGAGACGTTTGAAAAGTAACATGAACGTAGAGATAACTGAACAAGGCAATGCATTCACTTACCTGATTAATGTTCTAAAATTACAGACCAGCTTATGCATATTGTTGTGATATACGTTGGAGAGACTAAAAGAATTGATTTGGTtatctatgtcaccaaagtgcgcttaccttttccgtcacacatccgtttaaAACTCCAtggttaagcgtgcttgagttggagtagtggaaggatagATGATCTATCGGCAAGTGATTTCCGATATCGTGTGAGTAAGGCCAAAGCACGAGGAAATATCATGCGGTGATTGTGATATCACTCAgcttaccctaaggagtgatttatactctcttaaataagaggtcgagttatagtacttagggatcaaatccataGAGAGCTAGGGTTCACAAAaaatctaatagttatatgattaagctaggctgaTAGGTattaaagcagtaaatataataaattgcaGGGGAACAAAGTAGTTGTTCTTATGGGACTCAGAGTTGTTTggtggaaggatggttgctagatctagggtttctattcatgtaatcatgattataatcttatagatgcctaacaagttgtatgcatgatattatagagctcaaacACTTATAAATAAACCGATCGGCGTTcactttctaggtttgtctattgaccagatataagtatcgatcgatgattctagaggaatatcgatcgatacacttgttgtaccgtcgatcgattattcgataggaatatcgatcgacgcgttcTTAGTCAAGCTTTACGCGCATGTTGAATTGTGCTCACTAAGCTTTCTAGATCAGCTATCGCCTTACTCTAAcaatcctagctcaattagGACGGATTCATGGTGAGATTCAAGTGATGACTTGTACCAACAACTCCTAGATCAAGGTTCTAGCTACCTAAACTagaaatacaaaaattaatgacaatcctaatgatgaatatcacaacttagcaatatatagttggggctaatccctcataacctatttaaaccttaaacctaacaggtggatctattcaagcATTAAGTTTGTCAcataaatcatagatgaatagatataaaatttcaatagatataaaaaccaaaaccaatggagttccaggaggactctgaaggagttcctcctttctctcctaactaagaacaatgaataaaagaaagcgtagccgtcaacaatggcttagaacaCACATAACTagggttttaggtcgtccaagggtattctggtagtTTGTGGTTGCTTATGGGCTTCAATCGGCCATAAAATATGCTCGGCCCGTATTCTGgcatcaccgtcgatcgacagtccttcatcttctcgacagcttcctGTTGCGAGGCAGACTggccactcttcagtaaaacatgcataacgtctgctacatgatgctgattgacctcaaaccagcggcattggaaatctaactcaaagctctCCTCGATAAGAAAGGACAAGATGACAATGCTTGGAAATCTTACGACTCAGAGGGAGACGAAAACCCATTTGCCCCACTTCGCCATCAACACGATCGACGCGTCAATCGTAGAAACGCCAACAACTCCAACTCAGACGAAGAACAAGATGACAATGCTTGGAAGTCATGTTTTAAACTCAATTTCCGAGAATTCAATGGTTCGACCATAGCTGAGGAGTTATTAGGTTTGTTTGTCACTGTGAAAGAAATTCTCGAGTTTAAGCAATTCCCCTTAGATCGATGTGTGCCTTTGATCGCCATACATTTTCGTGACCGAGCAGCCGCCTGGTGGTCACAAGTTAAAACAACACGATCTCAGCTACGCAAATCAAAGATTATGTCACGGGATAGGCTCAAACAAGAGATGAAGAAAATTTTCGTACCGTACAATTATGATCAACTAATGTTTCAAAAATTCCAAAGTCTGCGGCAAGGGACTCGATCTGTTGACGATTATGCAACATAATTTTAAGATGATCAACCGTGTGAAAGTTTGTGATACAGAAGAATAACTAACAATgtgattttcatttttaaaatccttaaaaaaatagactggtctatctaaatatatatgctaaaaaaaattattaaactatcCATAAACTTAAGtattaatgtttttcatttttttccttaaacaaaacttacaaaattacctaacgtgactaaagtatatatgacaattaatgattttgaatgataaagatttgatgaaattttgtttatcatcaatttttgtttaattttatattattaaaattaataaaaaaacaattcacattaaccatataataacaaaaattttaattttctatatgttatttttaacaaattttggatttttttagttgtaaataaacaagaatgattttttttgatatatgtgatcacaccaatttaattatatacttaataatTAATGACTTctcaattattcaatatatatttattatttatttatttcataatattaaaagagttgaaaacaattaataggacaagaaatttttttttatatataatgcttATTCCACACAATCTTAACCTAGTTTTCTTTTAGTAAAATgcaactttttgttttgtttatggtaAAGGCAACTCTTACGAAGCCTTTTATCccgaaacaaaaaatttaagaagCCCGAGCAATATATAACTTAATGGGCTAAATGGCCCAAAGTACCGATATATTTAATGCAAGTCAATCTAGGATAATGGGGTTAAAGAGTAAGGACATGACACTATCAACGATTTTGGCTTTCTCGGGAGAGCCATGTCCATCTCCATATTGATACATGCATTGCGACATGCGTGCCAAGTTCATGACTGATTCCACAAAATCTTGAGGGATTAGCAAAGACCGACATTTCGTTTTCTCGTAATTCATTTCGTCCCACATGTCGTTGATTATCTGCTGCACGTGCACACATGCTTTCTCTTGGGAAGCTCCGGTCTCGTTCATGTAACACTGGATTGATTTGAGGACATCTCCTCTCTCCAATTCCTCCTACATATCAAACACATATTCATAAAATAGAAGAGTGCCGTATATCAGTTATTTTACATCTACTACATGCAtatcaatagtttttttttttttttttttttttgaaaaaaatgcatATCAATAGTTCCAGTACAGATTTCTAATAAAACGATTTGCGATTCTTAGAATACGGGTGGTGGAAATTGTAAGCATAGtttaattcaaaaacaaaaaaaattaatcatagTTTAAACGcagttttaattttaacaaaGCGTTACAGTTTTATCGGTGGTTAGAAAGTAAAGCGTTTGATGGCTGTAatgagcatctccaaccccactccattttgcagttttttttgcagtggagttggagatgctctgaAAATGAGCCGTAAAATGACACTTAAAATTGGTGACTGTCAAtctaaaactaaataaactTAGAAGAAATTGATATACCTGAGAAGTTACAAGGTCGTTGGCTAGACGGACCACAAAGGCAGAGCATCGGACAACGTCCTGTAAGTGCTCGGACAAAGTCTCCAAGACTTGAACAGAGAGTTGGTCAGAGAATACACAGTAGAAGTGAACACATATTGTTGGGACCCCGATTGATTTCCAAGCATTTTGCATGTACTCTTCCGTATTTGGTTTGTGCCCTCTTTTGTACCATATTGCTTCTATTAAAAATGCATTGCTTACATCTGCCCACTAAAATGTAGTAGGATAATTAAAAAGGAAGATTTTCTTACAATATTTGCAGGAATTTCCATGATTTTGAAGTATGATTATTTTGTAGCAATGGTTTCTTTGGTTTACGGAACAAATTGGTAATAATATGGTAACTAATATAACCTGAtagttataagaaaataaaagtatacatagatgtatatatataataaagtgtccaataataataacaaagcATGATCTTGACACATAGAGTtgataacaaaataattaatattttttaattatagaaGCAATATAATGTAGaagttatatttttcataaatgtatatattgtaAGTAATTAGTAGATTTGTaagtaattaatatataaaactatcaaataaaactattatataatatattaattcatgcattttatgatatatatttatttatatttatatttatattattttatatgcttaatattttaagataataaaaaaaactttgtaagtttcaacaatattatttttaatataaaatatattcatattataaaataaatctaattaattctgtaattatttaaatttttaatatcttaacAAGAATGATTTAGAAATAACTTCATAAAAAGCATAAAGGAATGAGCATATGAAAGAATATTTGTagtttctaaatattttattaactgttttacttacaatattacataataaagaggttcatgatcaTCTACAATAATAGtataagcaaaaaaattatacaCTTACAGACTTTCTAAGGAAAGGAATCACGttgatgtttttatttctgAGGATATCACATCCAATGCTGTTGACTTCAttgtacactacaagaaaacacaaccTCATATACTCGGGGAGTTCATCGAGACGATTTACATCCCAACTGcaacatattttaatagaaaaaaaaatcgatatgtATCATGTTTACTCATAATTTAGAAAATAGCCAAAAACATTCAAGAAAGTAGAAGTGTAGGAGACTTTACCTTGCAAAGGCGGCAGTGAGGAGTTGAAGTTCTTCAAGAGTACCATAAATATCGTAGATGTCGTCGATAGTTGTGAGAAGTGTATATAACTTGGCCATTATTCGTCTAACGTAACCAAATTGAGGCTCTTGGATTTGTCCAATAgtccaaaaataattttccaCTATTCTATCTCTTGAAAAATGAAGTTGATTAGCTAAACCTGTCTCCCTCCACCAGCTTCACACCACATGTACATCAACAGGAATATGATATAGTACCAATTtatacattattaaaaaaaaatgttttgtccATGACATACATGCATAATattcttacaaatatttattagtttttatcttatttattcaaaaaccagtataataaattattatttttgttcttaaaaaatttaaactaaacatcaatttatttaaatatgataaaatattttagaaaatatattatacaaatgtttctacttgattaatatttaaatgcAAATTATTTACATCTTAATTTTTaccttttataatataaaattctaTCAGACaccaacacaatatatatatattattttattttataaaatatgattttagttttgacaattttattatattaatttataatcagttatctaataaaaaatataaatctaatattattaacaCATTATCcgttttagttatatataaaaattcattaaatgtactaataattttaaaaagtctaattttTAATACGACAATTCGATGCGAAAAAGTTACTTTCTAAAcaataatactccctccgttcctaaaaaatagactttttagtattttcacacatattaagaaaacacattaaactacaataataaatgtatcgttttctgtaattttcagttttcaataacttttaaccaatagtaattcaataaaatcaattaatttttttgaagtttacaattttttcatagaaaacacaaaaaatacatctttctgAAACAAATTATTTTCCTAAAAAATCTATCATTAAGGAAAGAGGGAGTGTAAAATATATCAGATTTGTGTTCGTGTTTTCCGAACTAAATGAATATTTATGTATGTAGATTTTTCGTAGTTTGTGCCGGCGTCGGCGTGTGTCATCATTCAGAATAGTTATGGTTATgggtttattaaaaaaacaatttctacCTTTTTTTACCAACTAAACATTAAATACTGCAAATCCACCTCCAACGCATATATAGAGCAGGGGCTATTGGTAATACTAAGCCTGCGGATTTTATCCAAAAGCTGAACCAAACCGAATCAAATTTTTGGTGTTCAGTTTGGTTACGGTATTGAGTTTGGTTTTGTTCAGTctgattttgaaaaataatttagtttttagttCGGTTCTATTTgcaacttaaaaaataaaaaataaaaataaccaaaaaattgtaaaattatcaaaatagttGAAATAACTGAACCAAATTAacttaactaattaaaataacaaactaAACAATAATTACCGAATTTAACCAAAACTATCTTATTTTTAAGCCAAAACtatcttatttttcttaaaaataataccgaaatctaaacaaaatcccaaaaacagttaattttggaaaaaaaatataaaatcgaAATACCTAATAACCAATccgattttatttttggttcatTTCAGTGGGATTGTGGCCAAACTTAATTAACCGGAACCAAAAATACTCGAACCGAGAAAAACGAAACCGCAGGTTATGTAATAGGGCCGACCTTGTGTTATATCTATATCtgaaatatccaaattaaattGGAATAGAACCAGaaccaaaactaaaaaatatataaattggaATTAAATCTAAATTCAGAAATAGTGAAACGGTTTCTTTATTTCTATATCTGAAATATCTGAATTAAATTggaatcaaacaaaaaatgaaatggATAACTAGATAAATGAAATATGGTTTTATAcctataataataattatatatatatatatatatatatatataaatttataaaccaaataatATTATCTGAAAGTAATTGAAAAAACTTAATTATCCAAAACTACCCAAATAATCCAAaatatcttaatattttttttatctcggAAATGTGAAATAATTAGAATTATCTGATCTTTTAATCCGGACCATCTGATCTACTTGATATTTTAACTGAACTATTCTAGATTTCTTtccaaattaaccaaaaaataagGTGAACGAGAACAAAACTAAACCCAATAATTTCAGGGTATTAGTCGGTTCCTAGTTTAactatataaaccgaaccaagAATTACTTGAACCGatcaaatcttatttttttcggTTCTTATATGGATGATAAATTTGTATCCAAATAATTCGATATCCAAAAAATGGCCTGAACTGAACAAATATCCAAATGCGTAACCCGATTCCTCgttatatttaaatatgataGAGTAGCACATATTCATTTGGTTAAAGCTAAAGTATGGCTAATGTATTATTCACATattcactttattttttttcttacagaattgaataattttataatggagTTTGGTTCCACATTGATACTACTTtcttttagaataaaaaatataataatgaataaaaataaattaattactcTATTTATTGAGTAAACTAGtttttattctattataaagtaaaaatataataggGTTAGAACATTTATACTTTGAACTCCActtaaagtgaaaaatagaatGGAGTAGAAGATGGTCTAAATAAGTCTAACAAATGTAAAATTGCTATATGACTAGTAATTAATATATACCTGGAAACGTATTTGAGCTCTTCTTGATAAACAGCTTGTACGATATTGAAATCGAGCTTGGCCAATTCAACTAAGACAGGGTTCTTGTTTGGTTTCATTCCATACAAATTTATGTACGATCTCGTGGCTAGCCTTCTCATTCGCCAATGGTAGGGCATATCTAACGCTTGAGCCACCATCTCTCCAACGCCAAAGGATGcacaatttttattactatgAGTATCAACAAAGTCTCTGAGTTGTTGTGTTGCAAAAAATCTGATGTAGTTTTGCAGCTTAGTATCCGACTTTGTTGAAAGATATGATGCCTCGTACAGAGATATGAAACCATTTATTTCACCGCTCTCAAACTTCCCACAGTTTTCATGGAAAACATCAAATACATCTGTAGTAAACAGTTTCATTAGTTATACACCGactattgatatttttatatattatgtattctCTGATGTACGAACGATGTAGTTTAACAAAAGTAGTTTCCAGTATTCTGTATAATATATACGCCTCCATTTGAATTTAAGTATGTTTTCGGCGATGTTTTGAAAACCGAACCCGAAGTTGATTTGCCATTGCAGCTGGGTCAATAGTCGGACCA
The window above is part of the Brassica napus cultivar Da-Ae chromosome C3, Da-Ae, whole genome shotgun sequence genome. Proteins encoded here:
- the LOC106401152 gene encoding thylakoid lumenal 19 kDa protein, chloroplastic — translated: MATKIFSPTPPVISSTSATTKTPVLPKALVSRCLRTSLSAVVAATAVLTMVPALPAAGEGNQPYKLYYGTAASAANYGGYGGNSDRKTSAEYVYDVPEGWKERLVSKVEKGTNGTDSEFYNPKKRTEKEYLTFLSGFRQLAPRDVILNNLALSDVELQDLIAGADKVVSEEKKDEETGQVYYLYEIDGVGKHSLITVTCAKNKLYAHFVNAPAPEWNRDQDTLTHLRDSFKTVSSSS
- the LOC106402047 gene encoding tricyclene synthase, chloroplastic isoform X2, yielding MLDHERSTHVDQLELIDDLQKLGVSYHFEQEIDNMLTFTYHKLDKSNFMEYDMEYDLHANALKFRLLRQHGFNVSEDVFDVFHENCGKFESGEINGFISLYEASYLSTKSDTKLQNYIRFFATQQLRDFVDTHSNKNCASFGVGEMVAQALDMPYHWRMRRLATRSYINLYGMKPNKNPVLVELAKLDFNIVQAVYQEELKYVSSWWRETGLANQLHFSRDRIVENYFWTIGQIQEPQFGYVRRIMAKLYTLLTTIDDIYDIYGTLEELQLLTAAFASWDVNRLDELPEYMRLCFLVVYNEVNSIGCDILRNKNINVIPFLRKSWADVSNAFLIEAIWYKRGHKPNTEEYMQNAWKSIGVPTICVHFYCVFSDQLSVQVLETLSEHLQDVVRCSAFVVRLANDLVTSQEELERGDVLKSIQCYMNETGASQEKACVHVQQIINDMWDEMNYEKTKCRSLLIPQDFVESVMNLARMSQCMYQYGDGHGSPEKAKIVDSVMSLLFNPIILD
- the LOC106402047 gene encoding tricyclene synthase, chloroplastic isoform X1; the encoded protein is MASLVQMGSPLIYSKALAKTTQRPQPFTCTIVAKTTPGSESPSDPRRSANYRPSLWDHHHLLSVKNKYTNIKSVRERDLLKETVRKMLDHERSTHVDQLELIDDLQKLGVSYHFEQEIDNMLTFTYHKLDKSNFMEYDMEYDLHANALKFRLLRQHGFNVSEDVFDVFHENCGKFESGEINGFISLYEASYLSTKSDTKLQNYIRFFATQQLRDFVDTHSNKNCASFGVGEMVAQALDMPYHWRMRRLATRSYINLYGMKPNKNPVLVELAKLDFNIVQAVYQEELKYVSSWWRETGLANQLHFSRDRIVENYFWTIGQIQEPQFGYVRRIMAKLYTLLTTIDDIYDIYGTLEELQLLTAAFASWDVNRLDELPEYMRLCFLVVYNEVNSIGCDILRNKNINVIPFLRKSWADVSNAFLIEAIWYKRGHKPNTEEYMQNAWKSIGVPTICVHFYCVFSDQLSVQVLETLSEHLQDVVRCSAFVVRLANDLVTSQEELERGDVLKSIQCYMNETGASQEKACVHVQQIINDMWDEMNYEKTKCRSLLIPQDFVESVMNLARMSQCMYQYGDGHGSPEKAKIVDSVMSLLFNPIILD